One window of the Shimwellia blattae DSM 4481 = NBRC 105725 genome contains the following:
- a CDS encoding acyltransferase — protein sequence MSRLIAAITLLISVVLTILVTIACSVPIILASIIKLLLPIPVIWRTVSAFCNFMMYCWCEGLAILLRLNPHLTWDVEGLNGLSKKNWYLLICNHSSWADIVILCVLFRKQIPMNKYFLKQQLAWVPFIGLACWALDMPFMKRYSRGYLLRHPERRGKDVETTRRSCEKFRAHPTTIVNFVEGSRFTPEKHAQTRSAYKNLLPPKAAGIAMALNVLGEQFDKLLNVTLSYPENRHSPFYDMLSGRLTRIVVRVNLLPIEGELHGDYVNDKNFKRRFQRWLNGLWQEKDELLEKTYQESKKAGR from the coding sequence ATGTCGAGACTGATCGCCGCGATTACTTTACTGATAAGTGTCGTTCTTACTATCCTGGTTACGATTGCCTGTTCCGTACCCATTATTCTTGCCAGCATCATCAAATTGTTGCTGCCGATCCCTGTTATCTGGCGCACCGTCTCCGCCTTTTGCAATTTTATGATGTACTGCTGGTGCGAGGGGCTGGCTATCCTGCTGCGCCTGAACCCCCACCTCACATGGGATGTGGAAGGGCTTAACGGCCTGAGCAAAAAAAACTGGTATCTGCTTATCTGTAACCACAGTAGCTGGGCTGACATCGTTATCCTCTGCGTTCTGTTTCGCAAACAGATCCCGATGAACAAATACTTCCTCAAACAGCAGCTGGCCTGGGTGCCTTTTATTGGCCTGGCCTGCTGGGCGCTGGATATGCCGTTTATGAAGCGCTACTCCCGCGGCTACCTGCTGCGCCACCCGGAGCGCCGGGGAAAGGACGTAGAGACCACGCGCCGCTCCTGTGAAAAGTTTCGCGCCCACCCGACCACCATTGTGAACTTTGTTGAAGGGTCGCGGTTTACCCCTGAAAAGCACGCCCAGACCCGCTCTGCTTATAAGAATCTGCTGCCCCCAAAGGCCGCCGGTATCGCAATGGCGCTGAATGTGCTGGGTGAGCAGTTCGACAAGCTGCTGAACGTTACCCTGAGCTATCCGGAAAATCGCCACTCTCCGTTTTACGATATGCTCAGCGGCAGGCTGACCCGGATCGTGGTACGCGTGAACCTGCTCCCTATCGAAGGCGAGCTGCACGGGGATTACGTTAACGATAAGAACTTTAAGCGCCGCTTCCAGCGCTGGCTGAACGGGCTGTGGCAGGAGAAGGACGAACTACTGGAAAAGACCTATCAGGAGAGTAAAAAAGCCGGTCGATGA
- the dsbA gene encoding thiol:disulfide interchange protein DsbA, with protein MKKILLALAGMVLAFGVSAAQIQDGKQYTTLDKPVAGAPQVVEFFSFYCPHCYQFEHVLHVSENVAKKLPEGVKLTRYHVEFLGPLGKELTQAWGVAMALGVEDKVSGPMFDGVQKTQTVQNVADIRKVFIDAGVKPEEYDAAWNSFVVKSLVVQQQKAAADFQLQGVPALYVNGKYMLNPQGMDTSDMNVFVQQYANTVNALVAKK; from the coding sequence ATGAAGAAAATATTGCTGGCGCTGGCGGGAATGGTTCTCGCATTCGGTGTGTCTGCCGCCCAGATCCAGGATGGAAAACAGTACACTACCCTGGATAAGCCGGTTGCCGGTGCCCCTCAGGTTGTTGAGTTTTTCTCCTTCTATTGCCCGCACTGCTACCAGTTTGAACATGTGCTGCACGTTTCTGAAAATGTGGCGAAGAAACTGCCGGAAGGGGTTAAGCTGACCCGTTACCACGTTGAGTTCCTGGGGCCGCTGGGTAAAGAGCTGACCCAGGCCTGGGGCGTGGCAATGGCGCTGGGCGTGGAAGATAAAGTCTCCGGCCCGATGTTCGACGGTGTCCAGAAAACACAGACTGTCCAGAACGTGGCAGATATCCGTAAAGTGTTTATTGATGCGGGCGTAAAACCGGAAGAGTACGACGCAGCGTGGAACAGCTTTGTGGTGAAATCCCTGGTCGTTCAGCAGCAGAAAGCCGCGGCAGACTTCCAGCTTCAGGGTGTACCGGCACTGTATGTGAACGGCAAATATATGCTTAACCCGCAGGGTATGGATACCAGCGACATGAATGTGTTTGTTCAGCAGTATGCCAATACCGTGAACGCTCTGGTGGCGAAAAAATAA
- a CDS encoding YihD family protein: MKCKRLNEVIELLQPEWQKEPDLNLLQFLQKLADEAGFKGPLVDLSDDILIYHLKMRSSAKDAAIPGLQKDYEEDFKTALLKARGVIKE, from the coding sequence ATGAAATGCAAACGTCTTAATGAAGTGATCGAGTTGCTCCAGCCGGAATGGCAGAAAGAGCCGGATCTCAACCTGCTGCAATTTTTACAGAAACTGGCAGACGAAGCAGGTTTTAAAGGCCCTCTGGTTGATCTGAGCGATGATATTCTGATCTACCATCTGAAAATGCGCAGCAGCGCTAAAGACGCCGCTATCCCCGGGCTGCAAAAAGACTACGAAGAAGACTTTAAAACCGCCCTGCTGAAAGCCCGTGGTGTTATTAAAGAGTAA
- the yihA gene encoding ribosome biogenesis GTP-binding protein YihA/YsxC: MTNWNYQQTHFVMSAPDIRHLPSDTGIEVAFAGRSNAGKSSALNTLTNQKSLARTSKTPGRTQLINLFEVAEGKRLVDLPGYGYAEVPEEMKRKWQKALAEYLHKRQCLQGLVILMDIRHPLKDLDQQMIAWAVDSNLQVLVLLTKADKLASGARKAQLNMVREAVVAFNGDVQVEVFSSLKKLGVDKLKHKLDDWFTHLSAVEEAPDENPGE, encoded by the coding sequence TTGACTAACTGGAATTACCAACAGACGCATTTTGTGATGAGTGCGCCTGATATTCGCCACCTGCCGTCAGATACCGGCATTGAAGTGGCATTTGCAGGCCGCTCCAACGCAGGGAAATCCAGCGCGCTTAATACCCTCACGAATCAGAAAAGCCTTGCCAGAACCAGTAAAACACCGGGGCGCACGCAGCTTATCAACCTGTTTGAAGTGGCAGAAGGCAAACGCCTGGTAGACTTACCCGGCTACGGTTATGCCGAAGTCCCGGAAGAGATGAAGCGTAAATGGCAAAAAGCGCTGGCGGAATATCTGCATAAGCGCCAGTGCCTGCAGGGGCTGGTTATCCTGATGGACATCCGCCACCCACTCAAAGATCTCGACCAGCAGATGATTGCCTGGGCGGTAGACAGCAATTTACAGGTGCTGGTGCTGCTGACCAAGGCCGATAAGCTGGCCTCTGGCGCACGTAAAGCGCAGCTGAATATGGTGCGTGAAGCGGTGGTGGCGTTTAACGGTGATGTGCAGGTTGAGGTGTTCTCATCCCTGAAAAAGCTGGGGGTGGATAAACTGAAACACAAGCTGGACGACTGGTTTACCCACTTGTCAGCCGTGGAAGAAGCACCGGACGAGAATCCTGGCGAATAA
- a CDS encoding serine/threonine protein kinase, translated as MTDNAFNFQTLHPDTILDALFAQGIRVDSGLTPLNSYENRVYQFQDEDRRRYVVKFYRPQRWTTQQIAEEHQFAAELAENEIPIAAPLRFNNDTLLCHDGFTFAVFPSMGGRQFEVDNLDQLEWVGRYLGRIHQIGQRCLFTQRPTIGPDEYLHQPRAVFEQSALIPGPLKSAFLQATDALIAAVMPLWPGDAAMLRLHGDCHPGNILWRDGPLFVDLDDARNGPAVQDLWMLLSGDRNEQRIQLETILEAYEEFQRFDPREITLIEPLRAMRLVYYLAWIIRRWDDPAFPGNFPWLREEDFWRRQTATFNEQVKVLNEPPLQLMPMY; from the coding sequence ATGACAGACAACGCATTTAACTTTCAGACATTACACCCGGATACCATCCTCGATGCGCTGTTTGCGCAGGGGATCCGGGTGGATTCCGGGCTCACCCCTCTTAACAGCTATGAAAATCGGGTCTACCAGTTTCAGGATGAAGACCGGCGGCGCTATGTCGTAAAATTCTATCGCCCCCAGCGCTGGACGACACAGCAAATTGCTGAAGAACATCAGTTTGCCGCTGAACTGGCGGAAAACGAGATCCCCATTGCGGCCCCGCTGCGCTTTAACAATGACACGCTGCTGTGCCACGACGGTTTCACGTTTGCCGTCTTCCCGAGCATGGGTGGGCGCCAGTTTGAAGTGGATAATCTCGATCAACTGGAGTGGGTTGGCCGTTATCTGGGCCGTATTCATCAGATTGGGCAGCGCTGCCTGTTTACACAGCGGCCCACCATCGGGCCCGATGAGTATCTGCACCAGCCGCGCGCTGTCTTTGAGCAGAGCGCGCTTATCCCAGGCCCATTAAAATCCGCCTTTTTACAGGCGACGGATGCGCTGATTGCGGCGGTAATGCCGCTGTGGCCGGGCGATGCCGCCATGCTGCGTCTGCACGGCGATTGCCACCCGGGCAATATCCTGTGGCGCGACGGGCCGCTATTTGTGGATCTGGATGATGCGCGTAATGGCCCGGCGGTGCAGGATCTGTGGATGCTGCTGAGCGGCGATCGCAATGAGCAGCGCATCCAGCTGGAAACCATACTGGAAGCCTACGAAGAGTTTCAGCGCTTCGACCCCCGTGAAATTACCCTGATCGAGCCTTTACGCGCGATGCGATTAGTTTATTATCTGGCGTGGATAATACGGCGCTGGGACGATCCCGCATTTCCTGGAAACTTCCCCTGGCTACGGGAGGAAGATTTCTGGCGAAGACAGACTGCCACCTTTAATGAGCAGGTTAAGGTTCTGAATGAACCGCCATTACAATTAATGCCCATGTATTAA
- the mobA gene encoding molybdenum cofactor guanylyltransferase MobA, translated as MKLSQVQGAILAGGRATRMGGQDKGLILLNNQPLWQWVYQRLAPQTGGVVISANRNTEEYQKSGLAVIRDTIAGFPGPLAGMLSVLESVEGEWFLFAPCDVPGIPGDLAARLWAGKQGAPAVWVHDGERDHPTIALLHRSLQPAMRAYLLAGERRVMVFLRQAGGMAVSFAGQRDLFVNVNTPEDLSAWQEDN; from the coding sequence ATGAAACTATCCCAGGTTCAGGGGGCGATTCTGGCAGGCGGGCGGGCAACGCGCATGGGCGGCCAGGATAAAGGATTAATACTGCTGAACAATCAGCCTCTCTGGCAATGGGTATATCAGCGCCTGGCGCCGCAGACGGGCGGGGTCGTTATCAGCGCTAATCGCAATACGGAAGAATACCAGAAAAGCGGGTTAGCGGTTATCCGCGATACGATAGCGGGCTTTCCCGGCCCGCTGGCAGGTATGCTTTCCGTGCTCGAATCAGTGGAAGGCGAGTGGTTTTTATTTGCACCCTGTGATGTTCCGGGTATTCCCGGGGATCTGGCAGCTCGCCTGTGGGCCGGCAAACAAGGTGCGCCTGCGGTCTGGGTTCATGACGGCGAACGGGATCACCCGACCATTGCGCTACTCCACCGCAGCCTTCAGCCCGCCATGAGGGCGTATCTGCTGGCCGGAGAGCGGCGGGTGATGGTTTTTCTGCGCCAGGCAGGCGGAATGGCTGTCTCTTTTGCCGGGCAGCGTGACCTATTCGTTAATGTAAACACGCCAGAAGATCTCAGCGCGTGGCAGGAGGACAACTGA
- the hemN gene encoding oxygen-independent coproporphyrinogen III oxidase: MSEQLIEWDLALIQKYNYSGPRYTSYPTALEFSTDFGAADFTRAIARYPQRPLSLYVHIPFCHKLCYFCGCNKLVTRQQHKADQYLDVLEQEIIHRAPLFAGRKVSQMHWGGGTPTYLSKAQITRLVGLLRRYFDFSPDAEMSIEVDPREIALDVIDHLRQEGFTRLSMGVQDFNKEVQRLVNREQDEDFIFALLNRAREVGFTSTNIDLIYGLPKQTPESFAFTLQRVVELNPDRLSVFNYAHLPQLFAAQRKIKDSDLPDARQKLDILQETISSLTTAGYQFIGMDHFARPEDELAVAQRNGVLHRNFQGYTTQGDTDLLGMGVSAISMIGDCYAQNQKDLKAYYQQVDEQSDALWRGLALTRDDCIRRDVIKALICNFRLAFSDTEQQWGITFRDYFADDLALLQPLAADGLVETDAQGIRVTAKGRLLIRNICMCFDIYLRRKARLQQFSRVI, encoded by the coding sequence ATGTCTGAGCAGTTAATTGAATGGGACCTGGCCCTGATCCAGAAATATAACTATTCCGGGCCGCGCTATACCTCTTATCCCACGGCGCTTGAGTTTTCCACCGATTTTGGCGCTGCCGATTTCACCCGGGCGATTGCCCGTTACCCGCAGCGCCCGTTGTCCCTGTATGTACATATCCCGTTCTGCCATAAACTGTGCTACTTCTGCGGCTGCAATAAGCTGGTTACCCGCCAGCAGCATAAAGCCGACCAGTATCTGGATGTGCTCGAACAGGAGATAATCCACCGCGCACCGCTGTTTGCCGGGCGTAAAGTCAGCCAGATGCACTGGGGCGGCGGAACGCCAACCTATCTGAGTAAAGCGCAAATCACCAGGCTTGTGGGCTTGCTGCGGCGTTATTTTGACTTTAGCCCCGATGCGGAAATGTCTATCGAGGTGGACCCCCGTGAGATAGCGCTGGATGTGATTGATCACCTGCGCCAGGAAGGGTTTACCCGCCTGAGTATGGGGGTGCAGGATTTTAATAAAGAGGTCCAGCGCCTGGTAAACCGCGAGCAGGATGAGGACTTTATCTTCGCGCTGCTGAACCGCGCCCGGGAGGTGGGGTTTACCTCCACCAATATTGACCTGATCTATGGTCTGCCAAAGCAAACCCCGGAGAGCTTCGCCTTCACCCTTCAGCGGGTGGTCGAGCTGAACCCGGACCGGCTGAGCGTCTTTAACTATGCCCATCTTCCCCAGCTGTTTGCCGCCCAGCGTAAGATAAAAGACAGCGACCTACCCGACGCCCGGCAAAAGCTGGATATCCTCCAGGAAACCATCTCCAGCCTGACGACGGCCGGGTATCAGTTTATCGGGATGGATCATTTCGCCCGGCCGGAAGATGAGCTGGCCGTGGCCCAGCGTAACGGGGTGCTGCACCGTAATTTCCAGGGCTACACCACCCAGGGCGATACGGATCTGCTGGGGATGGGGGTATCCGCCATCAGCATGATCGGGGACTGCTATGCCCAGAACCAGAAGGATCTGAAGGCGTATTACCAGCAGGTGGACGAGCAGAGTGATGCGCTGTGGCGTGGCCTGGCACTGACCCGGGACGACTGCATTCGCCGGGATGTGATAAAAGCGCTGATTTGTAATTTCCGCCTGGCCTTTAGCGACACGGAGCAGCAGTGGGGGATCACCTTCAGGGACTATTTTGCCGACGATCTGGCGCTGCTGCAGCCGCTGGCAGCGGACGGGCTGGTGGAGACAGACGCGCAGGGCATTCGGGTAACCGCCAAAGGCCGCCTGCTTATCCGCAATATCTGCATGTGCTTTGATATCTATCTGCGCCGCAAAGCGCGCCTGCAGCAGTTCTCACGGGTTATCTGA
- the polA gene encoding DNA polymerase I, with the protein MVQIAENPLILVDGSSYLYRAYHAFPPLTNSAGEPTGAMYGVLNMLRSLLSQFHPSHVAVVFDAKGKTFRDELFESYKSNRPPMPDDLRVQIEPLHAMVKAMGLPLLVVPGVEADDVIGTLAREAERAGRPVLISTGDKDMAQLVTPGITLINTMNNTILGPEEVVAKYGVPPELIIDFLALMGDSSDNIPGVPGVGEKTAQALLQGLGGLDTLYQHPEKIAGLSFRGAKTMAAKLEQNKEVAYLSYTLATIKTDVELELGCEQLAITAPDSAALLGLFERYEFKRWVSDVESGKWLEGKSAKAAAPAAGGATQPAPAEPAAVAISYDNYATILDEAALEAWIAELKKAPVIAFDTETDSLDNINANLVGLSFATAPGKAVYIPVAHDYMDAPDQIPRDRALALLKPLLEDPACLKVGQNLKYDRGIMANYGIELRGIAFDTMLESYILNSVAGRHDMDSLADRWLKHKTITFEEIAGKGKNQLTFNQIALEEAGRYAAEDADVTLQLHLQMWPQLQAESGPLNVFNNIEMPLVPVLSRIERNGVMIDPDVLHAHSAELDQRLVELEQKAHEIAGEAFNLSSPKQLQVILFEKQGIKPLKKTPGGAPSTSEEVLEELALDYPLPKVILEYRGLAKLKSTYTDKLPLMINPKTGRVHTSYHQAVTATGRLSSTDPNLQNIPVRNDEGRRIRQAFIAPEDYRIVSADYSQIELRIMAHLSRDKGLMTAFAEGKDIHRATAAEVFGIPLESVTGEQRRSAKAINFGLIYGMSAFGLARQLNIPRKEAQRYMDLYFERYPGVLEYMERTRQQAKEQGYVETLDGRRLYLPDIKSSNGARRAGAERAAINAPMQGTAADIIKRAMIAVDQWLITEQPRVRMIMQVHDELVFEVHKDDIAAVSTRVHQLMESCMTLDVPLLVEVGVGDNWDQAH; encoded by the coding sequence ATGGTCCAGATTGCAGAAAACCCCCTTATTCTCGTCGATGGCTCTTCTTATCTTTACCGGGCATATCACGCATTCCCCCCTCTGACGAACAGCGCCGGTGAGCCAACCGGGGCCATGTATGGCGTGCTGAATATGCTGCGCAGCCTGCTGTCGCAGTTTCACCCGTCGCACGTTGCGGTGGTGTTTGATGCTAAAGGCAAAACCTTCCGTGACGAGCTGTTTGAAAGCTATAAATCTAACCGCCCGCCCATGCCGGATGATTTACGGGTACAGATTGAGCCGCTGCACGCCATGGTCAAAGCGATGGGGCTGCCGCTCCTGGTGGTGCCTGGCGTTGAGGCGGACGATGTTATCGGCACCCTGGCCCGGGAAGCTGAGCGCGCCGGGCGCCCGGTACTGATAAGCACGGGCGATAAAGACATGGCCCAGCTGGTCACGCCGGGGATCACCCTGATCAACACCATGAACAATACCATCCTCGGGCCGGAGGAGGTGGTGGCTAAATACGGGGTGCCGCCAGAGCTGATTATCGATTTTCTCGCCCTGATGGGGGACTCGTCCGATAACATTCCGGGGGTTCCGGGAGTGGGCGAGAAAACCGCCCAGGCATTACTGCAAGGGCTGGGCGGGCTGGATACACTCTACCAGCACCCGGAAAAGATAGCCGGGCTGTCGTTCCGTGGTGCTAAAACCATGGCGGCCAAACTGGAGCAGAACAAAGAGGTGGCATACCTCTCTTATACGCTGGCTACCATCAAAACAGATGTTGAGCTGGAGCTGGGTTGCGAGCAGCTGGCCATCACCGCGCCAGACAGCGCGGCGCTGCTGGGCCTGTTTGAGCGCTACGAGTTTAAGCGCTGGGTCAGTGATGTTGAGAGCGGCAAATGGCTCGAAGGGAAAAGCGCTAAAGCGGCTGCACCGGCTGCCGGGGGGGCAACACAGCCTGCGCCAGCAGAGCCGGCGGCGGTGGCCATCTCTTATGATAACTACGCCACCATTCTGGACGAAGCCGCACTTGAGGCCTGGATTGCTGAGCTGAAAAAAGCCCCGGTCATCGCGTTTGATACCGAAACGGACAGCCTGGATAACATTAACGCAAATCTGGTGGGGCTCTCTTTTGCCACAGCACCGGGTAAAGCGGTGTATATCCCGGTGGCGCACGACTATATGGACGCCCCGGATCAGATCCCCAGAGATCGGGCGCTGGCGCTGCTGAAGCCGCTGCTGGAAGATCCCGCGTGCCTGAAGGTGGGCCAGAACCTGAAGTATGATCGCGGCATTATGGCGAATTACGGCATTGAATTGCGCGGGATCGCGTTCGACACCATGCTGGAGTCTTATATCTTAAACAGCGTGGCCGGTCGCCACGATATGGACAGCCTGGCCGATCGCTGGCTGAAGCATAAAACCATCACCTTCGAAGAGATTGCCGGTAAAGGGAAAAACCAGCTGACCTTCAACCAGATAGCGCTGGAAGAGGCCGGGCGTTACGCGGCAGAAGATGCCGATGTCACTCTGCAACTGCACTTACAGATGTGGCCGCAGCTTCAGGCCGAGAGCGGCCCGCTGAACGTGTTTAACAACATTGAGATGCCGCTGGTGCCGGTACTGTCGCGCATTGAACGCAATGGCGTGATGATCGACCCCGATGTGCTGCACGCTCACTCAGCAGAGCTGGACCAGCGTCTGGTAGAGCTTGAGCAGAAAGCCCATGAGATAGCAGGCGAAGCCTTTAATCTGTCATCCCCGAAACAGCTGCAGGTTATTTTATTTGAAAAGCAGGGCATTAAGCCGCTGAAGAAAACCCCGGGCGGGGCCCCTTCGACCTCTGAAGAGGTGCTGGAAGAGCTGGCGCTGGATTATCCGTTACCCAAGGTTATCCTGGAGTATCGCGGCCTTGCGAAGCTGAAATCGACCTATACAGACAAGCTGCCGCTGATGATCAACCCGAAAACCGGGCGGGTGCATACTTCCTACCACCAGGCGGTTACCGCTACCGGGCGCCTGTCTTCAACGGATCCGAATTTGCAAAATATTCCGGTGCGTAATGATGAAGGACGCCGCATCCGCCAGGCGTTTATCGCGCCTGAGGATTACCGCATCGTCTCGGCGGACTACTCCCAGATTGAGCTGCGCATTATGGCGCACCTTTCCCGGGATAAGGGCCTGATGACCGCATTTGCCGAGGGGAAAGATATCCACCGGGCCACCGCCGCGGAAGTGTTCGGTATTCCACTGGAGAGCGTCACCGGTGAGCAGCGCCGCAGCGCCAAGGCGATAAACTTCGGCCTGATTTACGGGATGAGCGCATTTGGCCTGGCGCGCCAGCTGAATATTCCGCGCAAAGAGGCCCAGCGCTACATGGATTTGTACTTTGAGCGCTACCCGGGCGTGCTGGAGTATATGGAGCGCACCCGCCAGCAGGCAAAAGAGCAGGGGTATGTTGAAACCCTTGATGGTCGCCGCCTGTATCTGCCGGATATTAAGTCCAGCAACGGTGCCCGCCGTGCCGGTGCGGAGCGTGCGGCCATCAACGCGCCGATGCAGGGAACCGCAGCAGACATTATCAAACGCGCCATGATTGCCGTAGATCAGTGGCTGATAACGGAGCAGCCGCGGGTCAGAATGATCATGCAGGTACACGATGAGCTGGTGTTTGAGGTCCACAAAGATGATATCGCGGCGGTCAGCACGCGTGTTCACCAGCTGATGGAGAGCTGTATGACGCTGGATGTCCCGCTGCTGGTTGAGGTTGGCGTGGGTGATAACTGGGATCAGGCTCACTAA
- the yihI gene encoding Der GTPase-activating protein YihI, whose protein sequence is MKQQASTARGGKGRAKPYRKTREELNQEGRERKRQKKHRGNTAGSRAQGGSQGAGNKGASQQDPRIGSKKPIALGITDAPVKPQHKPKSEKPMLTPQAELELLENDERLDALLERMEEGETLSKEDRDWVDQKLDRIDALMQQLGLSYDDDDDQEEEEAQEDMMRLLKGR, encoded by the coding sequence ATGAAGCAACAAGCATCCACAGCGCGCGGTGGAAAAGGGCGCGCAAAACCGTATCGCAAGACCCGTGAAGAGCTCAATCAGGAAGGTCGCGAGCGTAAGCGCCAGAAAAAACACCGCGGCAACACGGCGGGAAGCCGTGCGCAGGGTGGCAGCCAGGGCGCCGGTAATAAGGGCGCATCTCAACAGGATCCGCGTATTGGCAGCAAGAAACCCATCGCATTAGGAATCACTGATGCGCCTGTAAAACCGCAGCATAAACCGAAGAGTGAGAAACCGATGTTGACACCCCAGGCTGAGCTGGAATTACTGGAAAATGATGAGCGCCTTGATGCATTGCTGGAGCGCATGGAAGAAGGGGAAACCCTGAGTAAGGAAGATCGCGACTGGGTGGATCAGAAGCTGGATCGCATTGATGCGCTGATGCAGCAACTGGGTCTTTCTTACGATGACGACGACGATCAGGAAGAAGAAGAGGCGCAGGAAGATATGATGCGCCTGCTGAAAGGCAGATAA
- the mobB gene encoding molybdopterin-guanine dinucleotide biosynthesis protein MobB — MVPLLAIAAFSGTGKTTLLKHLIPQLTAQGIRVGLIKHTHHNMDVDTPGKDSYELRKAGALQTLVASNQRWALMTETPDAREMDLHYLASRMDASSLDLILVEGFKHESVAKILLFRSDTGHCADDIGVDQYTLAVASDTALDFGVPRLDLNNTEEISRFIRQWLAAE, encoded by the coding sequence ATGGTTCCATTACTGGCTATTGCCGCATTTAGCGGCACAGGCAAAACCACTCTGCTTAAGCATCTGATCCCACAGCTTACCGCGCAGGGGATCCGGGTGGGGTTAATTAAGCACACTCACCACAATATGGATGTAGACACCCCGGGGAAGGACAGCTATGAGCTGCGTAAAGCCGGTGCGCTACAGACGCTGGTTGCCAGTAACCAGCGCTGGGCTCTGATGACCGAAACACCGGACGCCCGGGAGATGGATTTGCATTATCTGGCATCGCGGATGGATGCCAGTTCGCTGGATTTGATCCTCGTTGAGGGCTTTAAGCATGAATCAGTAGCGAAGATATTATTGTTTCGCAGCGATACCGGGCACTGTGCGGACGATATTGGTGTTGATCAGTACACGCTTGCCGTGGCCAGTGATACGGCGCTGGATTTTGGTGTGCCGCGGCTGGATTTGAATAATACCGAAGAGATAAGCCGGTTTATCCGCCAGTGGCTTGCAGCTGAGTAA